The Clostridia bacterium genome includes a window with the following:
- a CDS encoding HD domain-containing protein, protein MFKFLEDIRKYGHDLLGHSLGVASYSVYIGGLGGACPEDVPALAAGALLHDLGKTSLDPEVLNKPGPLTPGEWAQVRMHPVAGALMLAGELPAKPTRMLAGRRSGWPGEVLEVVLFHHEHWAGTGYYGYPGESIPLYARVVALADALDAMTSVRSYRGPLSPDEVLRELKKGAGRQFDPELSAKVVRALEKGPGLSGDIRSPDGFVELLYRTVFSLGGGMGRTNLSREKRGELRELALAVEGLKARSASGEGI, encoded by the coding sequence TTGTTCAAGTTCCTTGAAGACATAAGAAAATACGGCCATGACCTTCTCGGCCACAGCCTGGGAGTTGCCAGCTACTCAGTCTACATAGGCGGGCTTGGCGGGGCTTGCCCCGAGGACGTTCCCGCCCTCGCCGCCGGCGCCCTCCTGCACGACCTGGGAAAGACCAGCTTAGACCCCGAAGTTTTAAACAAGCCCGGACCCTTAACTCCCGGAGAATGGGCGCAGGTCAGGATGCATCCGGTGGCCGGAGCCCTGATGCTGGCCGGGGAACTTCCGGCAAAACCCACCCGGATGCTGGCCGGCCGCCGTTCAGGCTGGCCGGGAGAGGTTCTCGAGGTGGTGCTCTTCCACCACGAGCACTGGGCGGGCACCGGCTACTACGGCTATCCCGGGGAAAGCATCCCCCTTTACGCCCGGGTGGTGGCCCTGGCCGACGCCCTGGACGCCATGACCTCGGTTCGGTCCTACCGCGGCCCGCTCAGCCCCGACGAGGTGCTCCGGGAGCTGAAGAAAGGGGCCGGCCGGCAGTTCGACCCCGAGCTTTCAGCCAAGGTGGTCAGGGCCCTGGAGAAGGGGCCGGGTTTATCCGGGGATATCCGCTCCCCCGATGGGTTTGTCGAGTTGCTCTACCGGACCGTGTTCTCCCTGGGCGGTGGCATGGGCAGGACCAACCTCAGCCGGGAGAAGAGGGGCGAGCTGAGAGAGCTGGCCCTGGCCGTGGAGGGCCTTAAGGCCCGCTCTGCCTCCGGGGAGGGGATCTAG
- a CDS encoding DUF342 domain-containing protein encodes MAEGATKGAGNFEIVVDPGALTCRVRVFPGGGGEGPPPPLSLEELARALSARGITWGIDWDAVRQAAAATGEEEVVVARGKPPSPGEDARVEVLFPEEERIEVLPEGSEAVDFRERFRLVTVSPGAVLARLHPACPGTPGTDVYGRPVPPPRVRELKLLAGRGVELAEGGLEAVAAAGGRPVAVRRRGMVRVDVLPSLTHLGDVDMASGNIVFDGDAHILGDVREGMRVSVGGRLTVAGSVDRAVVSAAASSRLGNAIGSSVVVGGEKAAARALLPIAEKLHQKLSDLSLALSQLEKAHAAIGQGELFSRSIGAALRLLLEGRFSAIPALVGEFRDAAARVASALKGSRLEAKLAALADGLERALVTMPMQVAGKGELDRLVGLLGDLIADLLASQGSRADLEVAYAIHSRLIASGAVKVSGAGCYNSTVQAGGEVHVSGVFRGGEIQAGGDVYVGELGSPAGSPTLVRTVPKSSVTLGLAWENAEVWLGPKRYRFSVSERQVKLYLNREGIVDKVTRPGPRR; translated from the coding sequence ATGGCCGAAGGTGCGACCAAGGGGGCAGGGAATTTTGAGATAGTGGTGGACCCCGGCGCCCTCACCTGCCGCGTCCGGGTCTTTCCGGGAGGAGGCGGGGAAGGCCCCCCACCCCCGTTATCCCTGGAGGAGCTGGCGAGGGCGCTTTCCGCCCGGGGCATAACCTGGGGGATCGACTGGGATGCCGTGAGGCAGGCGGCAGCAGCCACCGGGGAGGAGGAAGTTGTTGTTGCCCGGGGCAAGCCCCCATCGCCGGGGGAGGACGCCCGGGTGGAGGTGCTTTTCCCGGAGGAGGAGAGGATCGAGGTCCTGCCCGAAGGTAGCGAGGCAGTTGATTTCAGGGAGCGCTTCCGGCTGGTCACGGTAAGCCCGGGGGCGGTGCTGGCCCGGCTTCATCCTGCTTGCCCCGGCACCCCCGGCACCGACGTCTACGGACGCCCGGTTCCCCCTCCCCGGGTGCGGGAGCTGAAGCTTTTGGCCGGCCGGGGGGTGGAGCTAGCCGAGGGTGGGCTGGAAGCGGTGGCTGCCGCCGGCGGCCGGCCGGTGGCCGTCCGCCGCCGGGGGATGGTGCGGGTGGACGTCCTCCCCTCCCTTACCCACCTGGGGGATGTGGACATGGCTTCGGGCAACATCGTCTTCGACGGCGACGCCCACATCCTTGGGGATGTCCGCGAGGGGATGCGGGTGAGCGTGGGGGGAAGGCTCACGGTGGCGGGCAGCGTCGACCGGGCGGTGGTGAGCGCGGCGGCAAGCTCCCGCCTGGGAAACGCCATCGGCTCCTCGGTGGTGGTGGGCGGGGAGAAGGCTGCCGCCCGGGCCCTGCTCCCTATAGCGGAAAAGCTCCACCAAAAGCTTTCCGATCTCTCCCTGGCCCTCTCCCAGCTGGAAAAGGCCCACGCAGCCATAGGGCAGGGCGAGCTCTTCTCCCGGAGCATCGGCGCCGCCCTCAGGCTTCTTTTAGAGGGCCGGTTCTCCGCCATCCCCGCCCTGGTGGGGGAGTTTAGGGATGCTGCCGCCCGGGTTGCCTCCGCTCTAAAAGGCAGTAGGCTTGAAGCCAAACTCGCTGCTTTGGCCGATGGCCTTGAGCGGGCGCTGGTGACCATGCCCATGCAGGTGGCAGGAAAGGGGGAGCTCGACCGCCTGGTTGGCCTGCTGGGAGACCTGATAGCCGACCTTCTGGCCAGCCAGGGGTCCCGGGCCGACCTGGAAGTGGCCTATGCCATCCACTCTCGCCTCATAGCTTCCGGGGCGGTAAAGGTCTCAGGCGCCGGCTGCTACAACAGCACCGTTCAGGCGGGCGGGGAGGTGCACGTGAGCGGCGTGTTCCGGGGAGGCGAGATCCAGGCCGGAGGCGACGTCTACGTGGGCGAGCTGGGCTCACCGGCCGGAAGCCCAACCCTGGTCAGGACCGTACCCAAGTCCAGCGTCACCCTGGGCCTGGCCTGGGAAAACGCGGAAGTGTGGCTGGGGCCAAAGAGGTACCGCTTCTCCGTAAGTGAGCGGCAGGTGAAGCTCTACCTGAACAGGGAGGGGATAGTGGATAAAGTGACCAGACCCGGGCCGCGCAGGTGA
- a CDS encoding recombinase family protein, translating to MATKRAAALYRVSTAKQVKQDDEDAIPVQKHAIEKYVREHGWTLVHEYLEPGVSAYSLSFQERQVLQQALADAKSGMYDVFLVFKSDRLSRNSLEYPLILKLFHLAGVEVIAVAENRELIIDDQLQKLLRFVEGWQAETESNNTSTRVKAAMLDLAQRGRWTGGKVPYGYRLSEKKGESLQIDPEEARVLTEIVRLYLEEGMGSRRIAEHLNTLGIKTKLGKMWNDTNLRRTLQNPIIAGLPAYNRTKQAAKARSRIRRPWDIYGNPEIIIPRDENGNPAPVKELEIIPLDTWWKLMTQMHAGKTLTRRPGRPPSDPLLLTGFLKCGYCGRGFVSSNVCEKGRPNRKVYRCATKRHYGSQFCPGQGQYSREKVEGIFMKELETFLAGIDLGDPTDYLKGKMAAARSRARAEMDHLRSELRKAQRRLDSWTERLNAYFAEPGNSLYSEEFLARELAKAQKDVQSLTKQIGDLQAEVEAEAAEQAKVASFARIAPHWFEIFKKAPTLEKKKMLEQIIDHVTLWRDRMEIVYNVNLLEMAELAGEEVAGTPEPFSLKAVARIG from the coding sequence ATGGCAACAAAGCGTGCCGCCGCCCTGTACCGGGTCAGCACCGCCAAGCAGGTGAAGCAAGACGATGAGGACGCCATCCCGGTGCAGAAACATGCCATAGAGAAGTACGTACGGGAGCACGGCTGGACTCTGGTTCATGAGTACCTGGAACCCGGAGTCTCCGCGTACAGCCTGTCGTTCCAGGAACGGCAGGTCCTACAGCAGGCCCTCGCGGACGCAAAAAGCGGAATGTACGATGTGTTCCTTGTGTTCAAGAGCGACCGCCTGAGCCGGAACAGCCTGGAATATCCCCTTATACTGAAGCTCTTTCACCTGGCCGGCGTCGAGGTGATAGCCGTAGCGGAAAACAGGGAGCTCATCATCGACGACCAACTGCAGAAGTTGCTGCGCTTTGTTGAGGGCTGGCAGGCGGAAACCGAGAGCAACAACACCAGTACCCGCGTGAAGGCGGCCATGCTGGACCTTGCACAAAGGGGCAGATGGACCGGCGGCAAGGTTCCGTACGGCTACCGGCTGTCGGAGAAGAAAGGAGAGTCCCTGCAAATAGATCCGGAAGAAGCCCGGGTGCTGACGGAGATAGTGCGGCTGTACCTGGAGGAGGGCATGGGGTCGAGACGCATAGCCGAGCATCTGAACACCCTGGGGATAAAGACGAAGCTCGGAAAGATGTGGAATGACACCAACCTCAGGCGAACCCTGCAGAACCCCATCATCGCCGGTCTGCCGGCGTACAACCGCACAAAGCAGGCCGCAAAGGCCCGCAGCCGGATCAGGCGTCCCTGGGACATTTACGGGAATCCCGAGATCATCATTCCCAGGGATGAGAACGGGAATCCTGCTCCGGTGAAAGAGCTTGAGATCATTCCACTGGACACATGGTGGAAGCTCATGACCCAGATGCACGCGGGCAAAACGCTTACAAGGAGGCCCGGCCGTCCGCCGTCAGACCCGCTACTCCTGACCGGGTTTCTGAAGTGCGGTTACTGCGGTCGGGGTTTCGTGTCCAGCAATGTCTGCGAAAAGGGCCGCCCCAACCGTAAGGTATACCGTTGCGCTACCAAGCGCCACTATGGCTCCCAGTTCTGTCCGGGACAGGGACAGTACAGCCGCGAGAAGGTAGAAGGGATTTTTATGAAGGAGCTGGAAACCTTTCTTGCTGGCATTGACCTGGGAGACCCGACCGACTATCTCAAAGGGAAAATGGCCGCCGCCAGGTCGAGGGCCAGGGCCGAGATGGACCACCTGCGAAGCGAGCTGAGGAAGGCCCAGAGGAGGCTGGACAGCTGGACCGAGAGGCTGAACGCCTACTTCGCCGAACCGGGAAACAGCCTGTACAGCGAAGAGTTCCTGGCCAGAGAGCTTGCCAAGGCGCAGAAGGACGTGCAGTCGCTCACCAAGCAGATCGGCGACCTCCAGGCCGAGGTTGAGGCGGAAGCGGCCGAGCAGGCGAAGGTGGCGAGTTTTGCCCGCATTGCCCCGCACTGGTTTGAGATCTTCAAGAAGGCTCCCACGCTGGAGAAGAAGAAGATGCTCGAACAGATAATCGACCACGTGACGCTGTGGCGCGACCGGATGGAGATAGTCTACAACGTGAACCTGCTTGAGATGGCTGAGCTGGCCGGGGAAGAGGTTGCCGGAACACCCGAACCCTTCTCGCTCAAGGCAGTTGCCAGGATCGGCTAG
- a CDS encoding ATP-dependent Clp protease proteolytic subunit: MQSIGVPVAVAARYSFITATATMTIHPIRLTGLVITVPQTFEYLEKMQDRVIWFITQHSRVSEKKLREMMFKTGELARDVGTILVGKEAVDVGLILEVGGLGDALRKLDELIAGNSPREVN; the protein is encoded by the coding sequence ATGCAATCAATTGGCGTCCCGGTGGCCGTGGCAGCCAGATATTCGTTTATAACGGCCACAGCTACCATGACCATTCATCCAATAAGGCTGACCGGGCTGGTAATCACTGTTCCCCAAACTTTTGAGTACTTGGAAAAGATGCAAGACCGGGTTATTTGGTTTATTACCCAACATTCCCGGGTAAGTGAAAAGAAGTTGCGAGAGATGATGTTTAAAACCGGTGAACTAGCCAGGGACGTCGGTACTATTTTGGTAGGAAAAGAAGCAGTTGACGTGGGGTTGATATTGGAAGTTGGTGGGCTAGGTGATGCTTTAAGAAAATTGGATGAGCTTATTGCCGGCAATTCACCGAGAGAGGTTAACTAA
- a CDS encoding YlzJ-like family protein gives MWLYTVMPLEICLQGLDTGYADRYEELQIGSACLIVDPLGFRKARVVQLISPMPSHYLLPQFQPGRVIDLASER, from the coding sequence ATGTGGCTTTACACAGTTATGCCTCTGGAAATATGCCTGCAGGGATTAGATACCGGGTATGCCGACAGGTACGAGGAGCTTCAAATAGGCTCAGCTTGCCTGATAGTTGATCCGCTTGGCTTCAGAAAAGCCCGTGTAGTTCAATTAATCTCCCCGATGCCAAGCCATTATCTCTTGCCACAGTTCCAGCCCGGCCGAGTAATAGACCTAGCATCTGAAAGGTAA
- a CDS encoding DNA translocase FtsK 4TM domain-containing protein: protein MQTKLKNQIIGVILVAVAAFSALSLHIAQGHGAMPNGAVGLVGGFIARVFYTFGGEARYILPIMIGLLGFKIIVQAKPRHNHYFNGGLVLMFLSVVAACHLSYAIAYPPGAVLRLGWGGIGGGIIGALISIVLVRAFGATGSYILLAASLIISLICITKASLDKGISAFLGFLQTNLIRLKERLSRFLFTVEEDEPLPTSGRSLPADEPAVMVNGEARPQPVIIDHREQALPEKKVASGVSEYARPVTAPPVGTADGPLGLNKSTTGQAFKLPPLDLLSRSPKPRGAKLTRDINEKVKLLEDTLESFGVKVKVTQVTYGPAVTRFEVQPAPGVKVSRIMALSDDIALSLAAPQVRIEAPIPGKSALGIEIPNRETAVVHFREVLESPEFQNSSSKLTVALGKDIAGSAVVADLGQMPHLLIAGATGSGKSVCLNALICSLLFKATPDELQLLMIDPKMVELTTFNGIPHLLAPVVTDPKRAATALRWMVSEMEKRYELFASAGVRDITRYNVLKLHEAEEGGESCLPYIVVIIDELADLMMVAPADVEDAICRLAQMARAAGIHLVIATQRPSVDVITGVIKANIPSRISFAVSSQADSRTILDSAGAEKLLGRGDMLFLPVGAPKPIRVQGAYLSDKEVEDVVSFLQSQGHPKYDQNIFQKKEEQMRQESEEDELLPEAVRILIESGQASISLLQRRLHIGYTRAARLIDQMEARGIIGGYEGTKPRAILMTWEQYRRSFGGV, encoded by the coding sequence ATGCAGACGAAGCTTAAGAACCAGATTATCGGAGTAATCTTGGTGGCGGTCGCGGCATTTAGCGCCCTCAGCCTACATATTGCTCAGGGTCATGGAGCTATGCCCAATGGGGCAGTAGGTTTGGTGGGTGGCTTCATAGCCAGGGTTTTTTATACTTTTGGAGGCGAAGCCAGATATATACTGCCCATAATGATTGGCTTACTTGGCTTTAAGATCATCGTTCAGGCTAAGCCAAGGCACAACCACTATTTTAATGGGGGCTTAGTCCTAATGTTCCTTAGCGTTGTGGCTGCTTGCCACCTGTCCTATGCCATAGCTTATCCGCCTGGAGCGGTACTGCGTTTGGGTTGGGGCGGCATCGGCGGGGGAATTATCGGGGCTCTGATATCCATAGTATTGGTTCGCGCGTTTGGCGCTACCGGCAGCTACATCCTTTTGGCGGCTAGCCTTATCATTTCCTTAATTTGCATTACCAAGGCTTCCCTAGACAAGGGGATAAGTGCGTTCCTAGGATTTCTACAAACAAACTTGATACGACTCAAGGAGCGGTTATCTAGATTCCTTTTCACCGTTGAGGAGGATGAGCCTCTGCCAACTTCCGGTCGCTCGCTCCCTGCAGATGAGCCTGCCGTTATGGTTAATGGGGAAGCGCGCCCCCAACCTGTGATCATAGACCACCGTGAGCAAGCTTTGCCGGAGAAGAAGGTGGCCAGTGGTGTTAGCGAGTATGCTCGTCCGGTGACTGCGCCGCCAGTAGGGACTGCGGATGGGCCTTTGGGCTTGAATAAATCAACTACCGGGCAAGCGTTCAAGCTTCCGCCCCTAGACTTGTTGAGCCGCTCGCCTAAACCTCGTGGAGCCAAATTGACCAGAGATATAAACGAAAAAGTCAAGCTGCTAGAGGATACGTTGGAGAGCTTTGGGGTGAAGGTCAAGGTTACTCAAGTTACTTATGGTCCAGCAGTGACAAGGTTTGAAGTTCAGCCTGCACCAGGTGTCAAGGTAAGCCGGATTATGGCTTTGTCTGATGACATTGCCCTGAGCTTGGCTGCGCCGCAGGTGAGAATTGAAGCTCCTATTCCGGGAAAATCAGCTTTAGGTATAGAAATACCAAATCGTGAAACAGCTGTGGTTCATTTTCGTGAAGTCTTAGAGTCTCCCGAGTTCCAAAATTCCAGCTCCAAACTGACTGTTGCCCTGGGCAAGGATATAGCCGGAAGTGCAGTAGTAGCGGACCTGGGGCAAATGCCTCACCTTTTGATTGCGGGAGCGACAGGTTCTGGTAAAAGCGTTTGCCTCAATGCTCTCATCTGCAGTCTGCTCTTTAAGGCAACTCCAGACGAACTTCAGTTGCTGATGATTGATCCCAAGATGGTAGAGCTGACCACTTTTAACGGCATTCCCCACTTATTGGCTCCAGTCGTAACCGACCCCAAACGCGCAGCAACTGCCCTCAGGTGGATGGTTAGTGAGATGGAAAAACGCTATGAGCTTTTTGCTAGCGCTGGAGTTCGCGACATAACCCGTTATAACGTGTTGAAGCTGCATGAAGCTGAAGAGGGCGGAGAGAGTTGTCTTCCTTACATTGTGGTTATCATAGATGAGCTGGCTGACCTTATGATGGTGGCACCAGCAGATGTTGAGGACGCCATCTGCAGGTTGGCACAGATGGCTCGAGCTGCAGGTATCCATTTAGTTATAGCCACCCAGAGGCCCTCAGTTGACGTAATAACTGGGGTAATCAAAGCCAATATACCTTCGCGAATTTCATTTGCCGTCTCCTCTCAAGCCGACTCCAGGACTATTCTCGACAGTGCGGGCGCCGAAAAGCTCTTGGGGCGAGGCGACATGTTGTTCTTGCCAGTTGGAGCGCCCAAGCCAATTCGAGTGCAAGGAGCCTATTTGTCGGACAAAGAAGTAGAGGATGTAGTCAGTTTTCTGCAAAGCCAAGGCCACCCCAAATACGATCAAAACATATTTCAAAAGAAAGAAGAGCAAATGCGGCAGGAATCCGAAGAGGATGAGTTACTGCCGGAAGCAGTGCGAATCCTGATCGAAAGCGGGCAAGCTTCAATTTCTCTGCTTCAGCGACGCCTTCACATCGGTTATACTCGGGCTGCTCGCCTAATTGATCAGATGGAGGCCAGGGGCATCATTGGCGGGTACGAAGGTACCAAGCCGCGAGCCATTTTAATGACGTGGGAGCAGTACCGAAGATCGTTTGGAGGGGTCTAA
- a CDS encoding helix-turn-helix domain-containing protein, with product MGGLGETLRAARERKGVSLKQAEEATKIRSKYLEALEREDFGALPGKVYAIGFAKTYAKFLGLNSEEVAHQCRSQLSELDRGHGGEEDLPATVYLVPKNQPWRRYIRATAAFLVVLCLLLGAYWAINHVLVSSPALTSNNHPSTDTPRVPPETSHPGPTNPSNPPAEQGLELNIRIIKDECWVSITSDGVRVYQGLIRAGDQKTVIARREIIVRLGNAGVVSLSLNGQDLGIVGKPGQVVTKRFTAP from the coding sequence ATGGGTGGACTAGGCGAAACATTGCGCGCAGCAAGGGAACGCAAGGGTGTATCCTTAAAGCAAGCTGAGGAAGCTACCAAGATCCGGAGCAAGTACTTGGAGGCCTTGGAGCGAGAAGATTTTGGTGCTCTGCCGGGTAAGGTTTACGCTATTGGCTTTGCTAAAACCTATGCCAAGTTCCTAGGGCTCAACAGTGAGGAGGTGGCCCACCAGTGCCGTTCTCAACTGAGCGAGCTAGATCGTGGTCATGGTGGCGAAGAAGACCTGCCTGCAACTGTCTATTTGGTGCCGAAGAATCAGCCTTGGCGTAGGTACATACGGGCTACTGCAGCGTTCCTTGTCGTTCTTTGCCTTTTGCTAGGTGCTTACTGGGCCATCAATCATGTTTTGGTTTCTTCGCCTGCCTTAACCTCTAATAATCATCCATCAACAGATACCCCTCGGGTTCCTCCTGAGACTAGTCATCCGGGCCCAACCAACCCCAGCAATCCCCCGGCTGAGCAGGGTTTGGAGCTAAACATCCGAATAATAAAAGATGAGTGTTGGGTAAGTATTACTTCCGACGGAGTAAGAGTATACCAGGGGCTGATCCGTGCTGGAGATCAGAAGACCGTAATCGCCCGAAGAGAAATTATAGTTAGATTGGGGAATGCTGGGGTGGTTAGCTTGAGTCTAAATGGTCAAGATTTGGGTATTGTCGGGAAACCCGGGCAGGTGGTTACCAAACGCTTTACTGCCCCATAA
- a CDS encoding polyribonucleotide nucleotidyltransferase codes for MLQKRETLVRDLEVAGRRMILETGRLATQANGAVLARYGDTVVLATATSSSEPREGIDFFPLTVDYEERHYAVGKIPGGFIKREGRPSEKAILSARLIDRPIRPLFPKGYRNDVHVVVTVLAVDQDNPPDILALTAASAALTISDIPFAEPIGGVLVGLVDGEIVINPTLAQSEKSQLHLVVAGTHDAVMMVEAGAKEVGESKMLEAIMTGHREVARIAKFINDFREEALSLNLAKPKQEMVVAAEPLEPSLISELQSKSKAVLEAAIREYQRSKPRKLEREKHLEEIKNQIVKEVLDEHGGDDPVQVERTVRAIIEETEKQVLRRMVLEEKVRIDGRQLDEIRPIFCQVGVIPRVHGSGLFTRGETQVLTVATLGAVSDEQILDGLGVEESKRYMHHYNFPPYSVGEARPMRGPGRREIGHGALAERALEAVLPGEEEFPYTIRLVSEVLESNGSTSMASVCGSTLALMDAGVPISAPVAGVAMGLIKGEGEFAVLTDIQGIEDALGDMDFKVAGSAKGITALQMDIKTKGISEEILRSALEEARKGRAQILDSMLGAIPKPRPELSPLAPRIIRMVVDPDKIREVIGPGGKIIKKIIEETGVRIDIEDDGRIFIAASDGESGAKAVSLIQALTQDVEIGKIYSGKVTRITDFGAFVEIIPGVLGLPGKEGMVHISQLSDRRIARVEDVVHQGQEILVKAIGFDQQGRLRLSRKETLPKARARDKRS; via the coding sequence GTGCTTCAAAAACGCGAAACATTAGTTCGCGATCTAGAAGTAGCAGGAAGACGAATGATACTCGAGACTGGTAGGTTAGCAACCCAAGCCAATGGGGCAGTATTAGCCAGATATGGCGATACCGTAGTTCTGGCAACTGCTACTTCTTCCTCCGAACCGCGTGAAGGAATAGATTTCTTTCCATTAACAGTAGACTATGAGGAGCGGCACTACGCTGTAGGAAAGATTCCAGGTGGTTTCATAAAACGGGAGGGGCGTCCCAGCGAAAAGGCTATTCTATCTGCACGTCTCATAGACCGACCGATTCGCCCTTTGTTTCCAAAAGGATACCGCAATGACGTTCACGTAGTTGTAACTGTATTAGCAGTGGACCAGGATAATCCCCCGGATATTCTGGCCCTGACCGCTGCTTCGGCAGCATTAACGATTTCAGACATACCCTTTGCTGAACCGATTGGTGGCGTACTGGTGGGCTTAGTAGATGGTGAAATAGTAATTAACCCTACCTTGGCCCAAAGCGAAAAAAGCCAGCTCCATCTAGTGGTAGCCGGAACCCATGACGCAGTAATGATGGTGGAAGCAGGAGCAAAAGAAGTTGGAGAATCCAAAATGCTCGAGGCAATAATGACTGGCCACAGAGAAGTAGCAAGAATCGCTAAGTTCATTAATGACTTTCGGGAAGAGGCCTTGTCGTTAAACCTAGCTAAACCTAAGCAAGAAATGGTGGTAGCGGCTGAGCCGCTGGAGCCAAGTTTAATTTCCGAGCTGCAAAGTAAATCAAAAGCAGTCTTGGAAGCAGCTATTCGTGAGTACCAAAGAAGCAAACCACGAAAGCTCGAGCGAGAAAAACATCTAGAGGAAATCAAGAACCAGATAGTCAAAGAAGTATTAGATGAGCATGGCGGTGATGACCCCGTTCAGGTGGAAAGGACAGTTCGGGCAATTATCGAAGAAACCGAAAAGCAAGTTTTACGCCGAATGGTCCTTGAGGAAAAAGTAAGGATTGATGGCCGACAACTCGATGAGATTCGCCCTATCTTCTGCCAAGTAGGCGTTATTCCCAGAGTGCACGGATCGGGGTTGTTCACCCGAGGCGAGACTCAGGTTCTGACCGTCGCTACCCTTGGCGCCGTAAGCGATGAACAAATACTAGACGGACTGGGTGTTGAAGAGAGTAAGCGCTACATGCACCATTATAACTTTCCTCCCTACAGCGTTGGTGAAGCCCGACCTATGCGAGGACCAGGCCGCAGAGAAATCGGGCACGGAGCCTTAGCTGAGCGTGCCTTAGAAGCAGTCCTCCCGGGAGAGGAAGAGTTTCCTTATACCATACGCTTGGTGTCGGAAGTACTCGAATCTAACGGTTCTACTTCCATGGCTAGCGTCTGCGGAAGTACCTTAGCCCTGATGGACGCAGGAGTGCCCATTAGTGCCCCGGTTGCTGGCGTAGCTATGGGCTTGATTAAAGGCGAAGGAGAATTCGCAGTACTAACGGATATTCAAGGGATTGAAGACGCCCTTGGGGACATGGATTTCAAGGTAGCGGGTAGCGCTAAAGGAATTACCGCCCTGCAAATGGACATTAAAACCAAAGGTATAAGCGAGGAAATTCTTCGCTCAGCCTTAGAAGAAGCTCGTAAAGGCCGAGCGCAGATCCTAGATAGTATGCTGGGAGCCATACCCAAGCCTCGCCCAGAACTCTCACCGTTGGCGCCTAGGATCATCCGGATGGTTGTTGATCCCGACAAAATCCGCGAGGTAATCGGTCCCGGTGGTAAGATTATTAAGAAGATCATTGAAGAAACTGGTGTAAGGATAGACATCGAGGACGACGGTCGTATCTTTATAGCTGCTAGCGATGGCGAAAGCGGGGCAAAAGCCGTAAGCCTGATTCAAGCACTAACCCAGGATGTAGAGATAGGCAAGATTTATTCCGGTAAAGTGACCCGGATAACCGATTTCGGCGCTTTTGTAGAAATAATACCGGGGGTATTGGGCCTACCAGGAAAGGAAGGTATGGTGCATATTTCCCAGCTATCCGATCGCCGGATTGCTCGAGTTGAAGATGTGGTCCACCAGGGCCAGGAGATCCTTGTCAAAGCCATTGGGTTTGACCAACAGGGGCGGTTGCGCTTGTCCAGAAAGGAGACGTTACCCAAAGCTAGAGCTAGAGACAAGCGATCCTAA
- the rpsO gene encoding 30S ribosomal protein S15, which translates to MPLSPERKHEIIDRFRIHEQDTGSPEVQIALLTERINQLTEHLKQHRKDFHSRRGLLKMVGQRRGLLRYLKDNHPARYLAIVEKLGLRK; encoded by the coding sequence ATGCCACTTTCACCAGAAAGGAAACATGAAATCATCGATCGGTTCCGTATTCACGAGCAGGACACAGGGTCACCAGAGGTACAAATTGCTCTACTCACCGAAAGAATTAACCAGCTTACCGAGCACCTGAAACAGCATCGAAAGGATTTTCACTCTCGACGCGGCTTACTCAAGATGGTCGGCCAACGACGGGGCTTGCTCAGGTATCTCAAGGATAACCACCCTGCGCGTTACCTGGCCATTGTTGAAAAATTGGGTCTAAGAAAATAG